CACGTAACCGTCATCATGTAAACTAATAACATTTTGCTACATTAAAGAGTCATGATCATCTAACATTTTAAACAGGTTTCTCAAAATAGTGAAGTGTTTCTTACAGGGTACATGTTGTTGAACTGTTTCACAAACTGATTCATCCATGGAGAATCGTCCTGCTTGTTGGGTCCTTTATTCAACTGAGAAGGTAAAAAATTTGAGTAACCAATCACAATTGACCATGTTGTATGTCTTTACCAAACTGTAACTTAAGTGAAGGAGTTAAATCAAGTCTGTAATGTATTACCTTTGGAGGCATCTTCTTGTAAGACCAGTTTCCAGTTTCTTGTGGATTGTTGTTCCACATGCCTATCTCTACTTCTTCCTCTTCCCCCCAGTTGGAGTGTCCTGCCATGGACATCTCCTCTCCACACCAGTTGTCTTGCATAGGTTTGGATcctaaagacaaaaaaatctgtcattgtACACCTAGTTCCCTTTAGAAGAACGGCAAAAACAGTTTCATTTAAGTAAAacttattttgtttaatgatATGGTTGACATTGAAGTGCAAATGTAATAAGCTCTTTGTCCCCATAAGATATGTAACATACCAGACTTGTGCTGTGACTGTTGCCCTACAGCAGCATTGCCCCAGCCATTGCCTCCTGAGTTTTCCCTCCCTGGTACTTCCCAGCTGGAGCCTGAATCAACAGGCTTACCCCAAGCAGAAGTACCATTGTCCACAGAGACAGGTGGTGGAGCAGCAGGATCAACCCAGGTAGAGGACTCGATTTTTTGTGACCCACCATATGGCTCTCCCCATCCTGTGACCAGACAAAAAAAACTGCTGTCATCAAAGAGCAATAGTGCAAAATGCTATAATCCTCTGCACATTTGCTTGAGGGGATATTAATAGTAAGCAGAGTGAATTGTTTATGTTATTATCAGAACAAGAATGAATTAGAGTTGTAATAAAAATGGTAGCAGAAAAGGCGCTGTGCtattttaaacttaaatctgtttacataaaaataatctTAAACTTCAAAGTGTGATTGGACTGCACTTTTGGACTGAAGTTTCCAATGACCCAAATTTGACCCTTACATAAACATGCTTATGtaagctttgtttactctgaaGTCGTACTGATGGATCAGCTCACATTTAACCACTGAGGTTTCTGCACTTTCACCATCCCGCATATGCCCTAAATACTTCCCTCAAAAATAGCCCTGTTCATGTGTGCCCTCCTGCTCAAGTTGCTGCCACATGACTACAATGTAACCCAAACCTAGTTTTCCCCTGAGCACTGCTCATCCACAGCCAATTCCAAATGAAGTGGAAACATTATTTGCACATACACCTTTAGTATACACTTCCTGCAAATAATTAAAGAAGACACAGACATTTATCTCAACCAAAACAACCTTTCGAAAATATTCCTCTGCAATGGGTAAACCATATGCACATTTCACAAGCACTCACTTGTAAGTTCAGAGCTTTGTCAGTGCAACTGGTATTAGAGGAAAGGGGTGGGAGGGAAAAAGCACATCCAGACAAATTCCAAAGGGATGACTGCATGACTAAAGATAAATATGAGGGGTGAGTAATAATTGCAAAGCTACTGCAAAATAGAAAGACACTCACCTGAGCTGCTGCTGTTCTTTTCTTTTGGAGCCATGGAGCTTTGGGCTTGTGGGGGCTGAGAAACAGCCATGCCATCCTGCTCTCCAGCAGTGTTCTTGTTCCACATGTTTACACTACCATTATTATATTTGTTGGGATCTCCCCATGCTGAAGTACCATCATCAATCTCCATTCTACGCCTGATGGACTCAGGAGATGGCTCTTCCCATCCAGAGGATTCTTCTTCTTTAGAGGCAGTAGGAACTGGGCCTCCCAGCCATCCTGTAGGCTTGTTCTGACCAGGGGTTCCAGTCTGAGGAGTGTTGCCACTCCTGAATGTTCCCATGCTGGTATCTTGGGATTTGCCCCACTCAGAAGGGTTGTTCGGTTTTGTGGTGTCACTCCAAGTAGAGTTGGAGTGGCTTGATTTGATTGGCTCGCCCCAGGCTTGGTTTTGATTGTTGGTCTTGGTCGGTTCTCCCCATCCTGTGGTTGAAGCACTCTGGTCAGGAGTGTTTGTGCCTCCACTGCCGCCCCAGGTGTTGCTTGTTCTGCAGCGACCTGTCTCGCTCCAGCCTGATCCAGAACGATCACTGTCACTGTCCCAGCCCCCGGAACCAGATTTCTGGGGCTCTACCCAATGGTTTCCTTTTGGGCCTTCTCCACCCCATCCATCTCCAGCAGAGGGACCTCCCCATCCCTGCTTtgctttttgtgcattattCCAAGAGGAGGGCTTTTCATCATTGCTACCATTCCATGTGGAACTATTCTTGTTCAGTGTAACAGAAGGAGCATCTTCCCAACCACTTTGCCCAACAGGTCCTTTGGTTTCTCCCCAGCCAGTTGATGGTTTCTGTTCAGTCCACCCAGACATGGAAGAATCGCTACTGTTGTTGCTGGGTCCATCTCCCCACCCACCTGAGTTAGATGCCTTAGGTGGAGCATGGCCCCAGCCCACCTGCCCATTTCCTGGCTTTTTATCAGGATTGGATACATCCCAGGCAGTGTTCTGACGAACTGGGGTTTGTCCCCATCCTGTGTTGGACAGGACCCTGGGATCCACTTCAATTTTAGAAAGAGCTGCATTTATCATGCCCTGTTGATTACCCCTTCTTCGGTTGCCGCTACGCTGTCCGTCCCTCTCACTGCGACCTTCTGAGCTCTCTCCACTTCCTTCACTGCCTGTAGATTTGTTCCATGTGCTGCCTTGTGATGCCTGACCAGAGCTCCCTATACCGAGAGCATCATCTTCCAAGGATTTCCATCCATTTGTTCCCTTCCTGCCTCCATTCGTGCCATCATTGGAATGCTGACTGTTGCTGGGCAAAGTGTTCCACTCCCCATTTGAGACCTTAGTGCCAGTGTTTGAAGAGGATGAAGAAGAAgatgaagaggaggaggaggcaCTTCCCCAAGGTCGAGGGATCCCAGCTGGGCCCACACCATTGCCAGCACCCCAAGAAATATTTTGTGAGGTAGTGGACGCGGAGTCCCATCCTCCTCCACGACCACCCATcccactattattattttttaaagaagcaGCACTCACAGAGGAACCATTGGTTCCAGACTGCATTAGAGTTGCATTCACAGTGTCGCCAACAGCTTGGCCTTTAGGGATAGGACATTTGTCTCCAGAGTAATTAGTGCTGGGCGGAATGCCCCATGCTGTACCATAAGACCCGCTGTTTATTCCCTCACTGTTGCCATGTTGAGAAATGGAAGTGCCATTAGAGACTGAAGAAATAGGGAGCTGAGAAGAGCCCCCTGTGTTCATAGGCCAGGCTCGGTGCCCTGGGGGCTGTTCATTCATCTGTATTGAACCTGTAGAGTTTGGTAAACTAGAGGTCATCATGTTAGTAGTGTTATTTGGTCCATTAAATTCAGTGTTAAGGTTTTGAGGCTGCCCGCTTTGAACCTTGCTTGTACCATTGATTTCAGCTTCAGACATATTTTCCTGCAGGCATCCCCAAGACATCTTAGAGTTGATACTCTGCATGCAGGGTGTTTGACCTATGGTGCTTAGTTGAGTGTTGGTGCCACCATTCCCAACAGGACCATGGGGGTTGGGCCCGGTGTTCTGAAGAATGGGCCAGGCACCATGGTTGGCATTTGGGATCAAAGTGCTTGGATTTATACCTCCATTGGTTGAGGAACCTTGGGTGCCCCATGCATTAATTTTGCCATGGCTGCTTTCTACCAGCTTGCTGCTGGGGCCCTCCGTGGAGCCTTGACATGTGCTTAGCATCGAGCCATTGGATACACCCCAAGGCCCCTTAACACTCCCATTAGCCACATTATTGCTGCCATTTGCAACCATGAAATGAGAACCTTGACTACATCCTTGCCTATTGCCATTGTTGTCACCGCCAGTGTTTCCAGAAGCCATTATACTTAGATTTTTTTCAGACCCAGAGCTGGAGGCAGAATCAGCATCCATACATTCTGAGGCTAACTCTGGGTCGCTACCAGTGATGGAGGACCAGGGTCCTTTATCTACAATGACTTTTCCCCAGTTACTGTTTGAGTCACTGCAAGGTGAACTAGAGCTCCACGGTGAATTTTCATACTGAGATTCCAGTCCAGCATGTTCTAAACCTGTGGGTGTAAATAAAAGGTTAAATGAGCTCCAAATAAACAACTATTTATTctaataaagtatatttatgtttaaaagaattaaacagAACAAAGGCACACACAACAGATCAAAGCAAAAATCACAACAGCGTTAAACTAAAATGTGTCTCAGTTTTGTGTTAAAGCTCTGCATTTCCTGAACTTGAAAAGATAAACTGAGAAGTAACAAGGACATTTGCATTTTAGCCATACCCTTAATAAAATGTCTAACAAACTCTGTGTAAACGCAATACAATAACATTACACACCAAACATCTCTCTTGGACAAGGCACAGGAAACTGTAACTTTGGTAGAGTGATCACAATTTGTAATCATTTGTCTATTTAAGCATTACTTGACAATGGCCAAATGCCCATAGACCCAATCTCCGTCCTGCTGAGAGGTGTCTCACTTAAGACAGACTGAAACAGTAGTAGAGCTGCCACCATTTTGTTGCAGCAGCAGGATCGTGCTGCCTGCCAGTAGATAGAGGagggaaagacagacagacgctCTGCAGCACGATGGAAATTGAAGTCTCTGCAAGTTCCTTCATTTTGCAGTGTGGCACCACCAGACTACAATACTAATGCAACTGCTTTATTTCttgaaataaaagtgttttctgCTAGCCTAATCTTGTCTGCAAGATGGCTGCCAAGCTTCCCGGAGTGCGATTTTCTTGCCAAGTCTGAGAATTTTCTCTCTGGCGGTGTTAACCAACAgatataaaacaacaaaacatgaaGTCTCACTGTTGGTCACAGTTTGCATAACATGATCAAATGATTCTGATTAAGATTCTGTTGAATATCACTGACCTGAGTAAAAGAAAATTACACTATTAAAGAACGTTATTCTATCTAGTATCTTTATTTCTCATTCACCAACTTTAAGAAATAACTTATCAATAAAAAGATAATAAAAAGGTAGGTTTTTATGGCAAACAGCACAGTCTTCTGGGTTACACTGTATAAACTTCAGGAAAGTTAGTTCTGTGAAACTGTTGGCAGCACAACTGGTTTGTCCTTACATAACGCATGAAAAACTGAGGTTTGGCAAGTAAAAAAGGGCAAGTCAGGCTACCTATGCCAAGATCTTATGACATTTTTCTTACAAAGAGTGCCAAAGCAAATGGCTATATTTAGAGTGGTTCAAAATTACACTTTGAGTGCTTGGACAACACCGTCTGCAGACTACTGTATTCATGCATTTACTATACATTTTGAGGCAATCTACATacttaataaatgctgaataggtTTTCCAGAATTTACATACTTGACAAACGTTACACAAAACAGTAAACCATAGCACAATGTGAGAAATAAGCAAAATGTGTCACCTGTTTGGTTAGGGGAGTGGCTGACAGAATCCCGAATGGGAGCCATGCCTATAAAACAAATGGTGACATTATGAGATGCTAACAGAATTGAAAGTTAAGATAAATGGATACATGGTAGCTACAAGTCTGTCTTTTAAATTTCTAAGGCCACAAACTAAAACCATGCAGAATGCATTAAATACATTGAATCAAAATCAGGGTCAAACCCAATACaactaataaaaacatgaaataaaccAAACTCTTAGAATTAAAAACAgtacagaaaataaacagagcAGCTAACAAGCCAATTTGTTGGTCTAGTTGATTTACAAGTTTATGActataatattttttacactCAAGCCTAGAATTTatccatttaaataaaatttaatcttaatttaattttgcagCAACTTCCTGCCCTGCATTTTACCACCTGAATCCTTTAGAGATTGCTAATATAGGGATTAATATCAAAGGTCTCACTGCATATGTAGGAAATGTTTTTGACAAGGTTATTCAGCACTGTTCTGGTACCTGAGAGGTGGCTTTGGACGCAGTGTAGTAAAGGCCTCTCAGTCGTAAGCTCCCCTGCCTGGCTAGAATTAAGCTGCACTTGAGTTCCCAGGGTGGCAGCAAGGACCGTGAGGGACTGCCCACACTTCAACAGCTGTTTCTATTTGTGCTGACAGAGATGCGGCGGATCTTCACAGAGCGGGTACCGAGGCAGGGTTTGGGGCTGGCCGCTGGCTTGGGCCCTCTTGGCATTGCTGATGGCGCAGGTTACAGTTGAGATGCTGCTGTTCTAATTGGCAGACTGAGGCTGGCTGAAACTGGACTTGATATGTTCTGGCACTGAAAATCAAAATAACAACAGATATTTTTAACTATATTTGTCTCAAATATGCTGATTTTATAGATTTCTATAAAGTGCCAGAAGCGAAGGAGTTACATAAGTTAAATCACATAAGTTACATAAGTTGGTGGTTCtcaaacttaacattttaattaaacaaaacattaaacaatacAACGTATTGCTTTTtctaaggtttaattacacagaatttttgataaattactgtattttataaaatgtaataaaactggGGGCCCCTGGCACCAACTCGAGGCCCCCAGTTTGAGTACCATTGAGTAAAGCgcaataaaaaagcaaaaaaaaaaaaagatatttatatCTTGTATAATGAATCCCATTTTTAAAGCTGTAAACAACACCTACATTCAAAAAATTTAAAACCAAAAACGTAACGTTCACAAATTTTATTCCAGACTGGGAAAAATCAGACAATTGACCTAATTCTAAATAAGACGGTACTTAAAATTCAATTCATATGAATATTTACTTATCTATCCTATTTATATACATCTGAACATATTTTATTGCTCTCCGcacatattatacgttcatcaaatactttcgcatCAAATCGACTAAATCCCAGCCTcaagccattcagaaataccagtttgttggcagaatgttcatttacaagaaaacatgctAGATGCCCTGAGAGGGTttagcatctctctctctctctctctctggaatTATGGacattagagcccgaccgatatgcgttttttcgggccgatgccgatacagatattagaaagtaaaaaaagaccgataacgatatatcggccgatattctttatgtgtacagtatagttcagtatatactacagtatattatactaaagtactgtacatagaatacactatatactttaacataatatactatgaataaatacaatgcaatgcaatgatcactcacaaatgtggtgatcactcacaaatgtggtgatccaacacttatattgatgtgacaaagatatgtactataggcaagaagttaacaataaactttattatccaaaattagttggatatcagtgcactaaacagtaaacttgacttattataaataactttaaaacacaaagagaaacaaatacataaaacttgcatcatttgcagttttgacgagaataacgttataaagagaaacttatgaagtcattgattaatattagcttttacagtaagttgtgtacttcacaaattagttagccactcacagttacgaagacaatgcttgacggagcacatactaatgtacgctatgtttaatgttgtgcacaacgtttttataacacaaacccagggttccgtgcaaactttagactttaataaaactaatgcgtcttcgctccgcctcttttatttagcaagggtgtagagttgcgcgagcttattgaatcaattgctctgaaatgagcgtgttaactaacaacacaagcagcagtaatctcatatagtgttatataagtgcacggctgcgcgtagtttaaatgtgtcatttctccgtctcgcgtcatttctcccgcttgcgttttaactcgcaagtcgacaaagagacggattaaaaacaccaaatgtaagcgggaatgcgtctctcttgtccatttataatccaatcgaccaaagcgcgtcttaataccaggtgtaacaatgttgtgaagaagacactgcgtgactgcagccacctgaactgagagactgactgactgaagtgaagggggtgggggattggctggtgtcactacagtgagtgatctgggtcgccattagcaaccagtatggcgcactctgctggacaaacaagtacttacatctttcaaatgcatttaatgtgttctgtaacaaacatTCATATtggcgcatatctgcggcttatacgccgatacagatatatctgcgacatgctcatatcggccgataaaatcggcaaaacgataaatcggtcgggctctaatggACATTCcctagaccaggggtctccaacatggtgcccgctaACAATAGGTAGCCcacacagagtctgtgaggtgtcCGCTAAAGCAcgttctattaatagtctcaatt
This window of the Misgurnus anguillicaudatus chromosome 19, ASM2758022v2, whole genome shotgun sequence genome carries:
- the LOC129434222 gene encoding trinucleotide repeat-containing gene 6A protein isoform X3, which encodes MAPIRDSVSHSPNQTGLEHAGLESQYENSPWSSSSPCSDSNSNWGKVIVDKGPWSSITGSDPELASECMDADSASSSGSEKNLSIMASGNTGGDNNGNRQGCSQGSHFMVANGSNNVANGSVKGPWGVSNGSMLSTCQGSTEGPSSKLVESSHGKINAWGTQGSSTNGGINPSTLIPNANHGAWPILQNTGPNPHGPVGNGGTNTQLSTIGQTPCMQSINSKMSWGCLQENMSEAEINGTSKVQSGQPQNLNTEFNGPNNTTNMMTSSLPNSTGSIQMNEQPPGHRAWPMNTGGSSQLPISSVSNGTSISQHGNSEGINSGSYGTAWGIPPSTNYSGDKCPIPKGQAVGDTVNATLMQSGTNGSSVSAASLKNNNSGMGGRGGGWDSASTTSQNISWGAGNGVGPAGIPRPWGSASSSSSSSSSSSSNTGTKVSNGEWNTLPSNSQHSNDGTNGGRKGTNGWKSLEDDALGIGSSGQASQGSTWNKSTGSEGSGESSEGRSERDGQRSGNRRRGNQQGMINAALSKIEVDPRVLSNTGWGQTPVRQNTAWDVSNPDKKPGNGQVGWGHAPPKASNSGGWGDGPSNNSSDSSMSGWTEQKPSTGWGETKGPVGQSGWEDAPSVTLNKNSSTWNGSNDEKPSSWNNAQKAKQGWGGPSAGDGWGGEGPKGNHWVEPQKSGSGGWDSDSDRSGSGWSETGRCRTSNTWGGSGGTNTPDQSASTTGWGEPTKTNNQNQAWGEPIKSSHSNSTWSDTTKPNNPSEWGKSQDTSMGTFRSGNTPQTGTPGQNKPTGWLGGPVPTASKEEESSGWEEPSPESIRRRMEIDDGTSAWGDPNKYNNGSVNMWNKNTAGEQDGMAVSQPPQAQSSMAPKEKNSSSSGWGEPYGGSQKIESSTWVDPAAPPPVSVDNGTSAWGKPVDSGSSWEVPGRENSGGNGWGNAAVGQQSQHKSGSKPMQDNWCGEEMSMAGHSNWGEEEEVEIGMWNNNPQETGNWSYKKMPPKLNKGPNKQDDSPWMNQFVKQFNNMYPRDSAEDSMKGNKMDMSGGMVDKRMDVDKHVLNMGEYGKAPASRHQIHKDSSMDRNPYMDKLSLPVYDSTVAEEPQNSQITSMQNISFSPTNSAQPNQCSLPGPHLPNSASVRQNVNMYSVGNAAQGRNAQQPSAQPHNSAQPNLRNQVPPPLHPSQVPPPLLKYSPNNGGLNPLFGPQQVAMLNQLNQLSQLSHINQLQRLLLQQKAQSQRAMPVNSRQQQEQQGRGLGPSQQMIQPPRHLDPSLMKQQNSPQMPSLHQPSLKSYMDNFMPPNASDLQKEQSSMSSFGNFSLGLNSNMNVSNLDISSVGFKEPQSRLKKWTAMDISVNSPLDQNPSKTGAITSGLRLEDSPFGPYDFINASNAPISPPGSVGDGWPSRAKSPHGSTNVNWPPEFRPGEPWKGYPNIDPETDPFVTPGSVINNLSINTVRDVDHLRDRNNGPSSSLNTTLPSNSAWTSIRASNHNSSLSSTAQSTSARNSDSKWSPGTVTNTSLAHELWKVPLPSKGISAPSRPPPGLTGQKQPSSWDNGSLRMAGWGSSESRFTSGSSWGDSSSGRTNWLVLKNLTPQIDGSTLRTLCMQHGPLITFHLNLPHGNAVVCYSSKEEAAKAQKSLHMCVLGNTTILAEFASEEEINRFFAQGQSMTASPSWQTLGSSQNRIGSIEGSHPYPNRTDPNHWNGSGLSGASSGDLHGSSLWGVPNYSTSLWGNPSGGEGGRINSPSPIGSFLPVDHLSGGGESM
- the LOC129434222 gene encoding trinucleotide repeat-containing gene 6A protein isoform X1, encoding MAPIRDSVSHSPNQTGLEHAGLESQYENSPWSSSSPCSDSNSNWGKVIVDKGPWSSITGSDPELASECMDADSASSSGSEKNLSIMASGNTGGDNNGNRQGCSQGSHFMVANGSNNVANGSVKGPWGVSNGSMLSTCQGSTEGPSSKLVESSHGKINAWGTQGSSTNGGINPSTLIPNANHGAWPILQNTGPNPHGPVGNGGTNTQLSTIGQTPCMQSINSKMSWGCLQENMSEAEINGTSKVQSGQPQNLNTEFNGPNNTTNMMTSSLPNSTGSIQMNEQPPGHRAWPMNTGGSSQLPISSVSNGTSISQHGNSEGINSGSYGTAWGIPPSTNYSGDKCPIPKGQAVGDTVNATLMQSGTNGSSVSAASLKNNNSGMGGRGGGWDSASTTSQNISWGAGNGVGPAGIPRPWGSASSSSSSSSSSSSNTGTKVSNGEWNTLPSNSQHSNDGTNGGRKGTNGWKSLEDDALGIGSSGQASQGSTWNKSTGSEGSGESSEGRSERDGQRSGNRRRGNQQGMINAALSKIEVDPRVLSNTGWGQTPVRQNTAWDVSNPDKKPGNGQVGWGHAPPKASNSGGWGDGPSNNSSDSSMSGWTEQKPSTGWGETKGPVGQSGWEDAPSVTLNKNSSTWNGSNDEKPSSWNNAQKAKQGWGGPSAGDGWGGEGPKGNHWVEPQKSGSGGWDSDSDRSGSGWSETGRCRTSNTWGGSGGTNTPDQSASTTGWGEPTKTNNQNQAWGEPIKSSHSNSTWSDTTKPNNPSEWGKSQDTSMGTFRSGNTPQTGTPGQNKPTGWLGGPVPTASKEEESSGWEEPSPESIRRRMEIDDGTSAWGDPNKYNNGSVNMWNKNTAGEQDGMAVSQPPQAQSSMAPKEKNSSSSGWGEPYGGSQKIESSTWVDPAAPPPVSVDNGTSAWGKPVDSGSSWEVPGRENSGGNGWGNAAVGQQSQHKSGSKPMQDNWCGEEMSMAGHSNWGEEEEVEIGMWNNNPQETGNWSYKKMPPKLNKGPNKQDDSPWMNQFVKQFNNMYPRDSAEDSMKGNKMDMSGGMVDKRMDVDKHVLNMGEYGKAPASRHQIHKDSSMDRNPYMDKLSLPVYDSTVAEEPQNSQITSMQNISFSPTNSAQPNQCSLPGPHLPNSASVRQNVNMYSVGNAAQGRNAQQPSAQPHNSAQPNLRNQVPPPLHPSQVPPPLLKYSPNNGGLNPLFGPQQVAMLNQLNQLSQLSHINQLQRLLLQQKAQSQRAMPVNSRQQQEQQGRGLGPSQQMIQPPRHLDPSLMKQQNSPQMPSLHQPSLKSYMDNFMPPNASDLQKEQSSMSSFGNFSLGGCSPHLHVGQNDSMLHQAAKPNTMFASDMSGYQPAGISQSHSLLAPPLSNGHMVPGSSVNPRVGKNFCPDSSSLPARGLNSNMNVSNLDISSVGFKEPQSRLKKWTAMDISVNSPLDQNPSKTGAITSGLRLEDSPFGPYDFINASNAPISPPGSVGDGWPSRAKSPHGSTNVNWPPEFRPGEPWKGYPNIDPETDPFVTPGSVINNLSINTVRDVDHLRDRNNGPSSSLNTTLPSNSAWTSIRASNHNSSLSSTAQSTSARNSDSKWSPGTVTNTSLAHELWKVPLPSKGISAPSRPPPGLTGQKQPSSWDNGSLRMAGWGSSESRFTSGSSWGDSSSGRTNWLVLKNLTPQIDGSTLRTLCMQHGPLITFHLNLPHGNAVVCYSSKEEAAKAQKSLHMCVLGNTTILAEFASEEEINRFFAQGQSMTASPSWQTLGSSQNRIGSIEGSHPYPNRTDPNHWNGSGLSGASSGDLHGSSLWGVPNYSTSLWGNPSGGEGGRINSPSPIGSFLPVDHLSGGGESM
- the LOC129434222 gene encoding trinucleotide repeat-containing gene 6A protein isoform X4, which encodes MAPIRDSVSHSPNQTGLEHAGLESQYENSPWSSSSPCSDSNSNWGKVIVDKGPWSSITGSDPELASECMDADSASSSGSEKNLSIMASGNTGGDNNGNRQGCSQGSHFMVANGSNNVANGSVKGPWGVSNGSMLSTCQGSTEGPSSKLVESSHGKINAWGTQGSSTNGGINPSTLIPNANHGAWPILQNTGPNPHGPVGNGGTNTQLSTIGQTPCMQSINSKMSWGCLQENMSEAEINGTSKVQSGQPQNLNTEFNGPNNTTNMMTSSLPNSTGSIQMNEQPPGHRAWPMNTGGSSQLPISSVSNGTSISQHGNSEGINSGSYGTAWGIPPSTNYSGDKCPIPKGQAVGDTVNATLMQSGTNGSSVSAASLKNNNSGMGGRGGGWDSASTTSQNISWGAGNGVGPAGIPRPWGSASSSSSSSSSSSSNTGTKVSNGEWNTLPSNSQHSNDGTNGGRKGTNGWKSLEDDALGIGSSGQASQGSTWNKSTGSEGSGESSEGRSERDGQRSGNRRRGNQQGMINAALSKIEVDPRVLSNTGWGQTPVRQNTAWDVSNPDKKPGNGQVGWGHAPPKASNSGGWGDGPSNNSSDSSMSGWTEQKPSTGWGETKGPVGQSGWEDAPSVTLNKNSSTWNGSNDEKPSSWNNAQKAKQGWGGPSAGDGWGGEGPKGNHWVEPQKSGSGGWDSDSDRSGSGWSETGRCRTSNTWGGSGGTNTPDQSASTTGWGEPTKTNNQNQAWGEPIKSSHSNSTWSDTTKPNNPSEWGKSQDTSMGTFRSGNTPQTGTPGQNKPTGWLGGPVPTASKEEESSGWEEPSPESIRRRMEIDDGTSAWGDPNKYNNGSVNMWNKNTAGEQDGMAVSQPPQAQSSMAPKEKNSSSSGWGEPYGGSQKIESSTWVDPAAPPPVSVDNGTSAWGKPVDSGSSWEVPGRENSGGNGWGNAAVGQQSQHKSGSKPMQDNWCGEEMSMAGHSNWGEEEEVEIGMWNNNPQETGNWSYKKMPPKLNKGPNKQDDSPWMNQFVKQFNNMYPRDSAEDSMKGNKMDMSGGMVDKRMDVDKHVLNMGEYGKAPASRHQIHKDSSMDRNPYMDKNVNMYSVGNAAQGRNAQQPSAQPHNSAQPNLRNQVPPPLHPSQVPPPLLKYSPNNGGLNPLFGPQQVAMLNQLNQLSQLSHINQLQRLLLQQKAQSQRAMPVNSRQQQEQQGRGLGPSQQMIQPPRHLDPSLMKQQNSPQMPSLHQPSLKSYMDNFMPPNASDLQKEQSSMSSFGNFSLGLNSNMNVSNLDISSVGFKEPQSRLKKWTAMDISVNSPLDQNPSKTGAITSGLRLEDSPFGPYDFINASNAPISPPGSVGDGWPSRAKSPHGSTNVNWPPEFRPGEPWKGYPNIDPETDPFVTPGSVINNLSINTVRDVDHLRDRNNGPSSSLNTTLPSNSAWTSIRASNHNSSLSSTAQSTSARNSDSKWSPGTVTNTSLAHELWKVPLPSKGISAPSRPPPGLTGQKQPSSWDNGSLRMAGWGSSESRFTSGSSWGDSSSGRTNWLVLKNLTPQIDGSTLRTLCMQHGPLITFHLNLPHGNAVVCYSSKEEAAKAQKSLHMCVLGNTTILAEFASEEEINRFFAQGQSMTASPSWQTLGSSQNRIGSIEGSHPYPNRTDPNHWNGSGLSGASSGDLHGSSLWGVPNYSTSLWGNPSGGEGGRINSPSPIGSFLPVDHLSGGGESM